One genomic window of Lytechinus variegatus isolate NC3 chromosome 1, Lvar_3.0, whole genome shotgun sequence includes the following:
- the LOC121424269 gene encoding oocyte zinc finger protein XlCOF6-like, with the protein MESEKEERSQEEDDVMQVEHVSQSGEATIDVSEISNMDMTQRAASDTGTDVDVEDLTADDTAATSNCELNEAASSKAVDEETDPDTSGNTDTTKNAEIERETSGIDDAVSDLFDEETESVLKTIKIFEFCGEDLVQKDHIEFHGLGAGASDEDEELGSGIESDATDDFDADNPFRCRFCKKTFGYKSNLVRHEKTHSGSKPFICVHCGKAFALQSYLQQHERVHRSNREKPFICYQCGKCYSDKWMLKKHEQSHGDHPDDGPNAYKCQYCDRTFDRIRNVRRHERTHTDTQDTTAYQCPVCHKFFTSFSNFKRHQTTHTEEKPYRCMHCNKSFALLHYLKQHFKTHVDDKDKPRHMCSYCGKVFSENWYLRKHELTHTDNPEFKCKICNKVFSCISNYKRHARVHSGEKPFVCQYCGRAFSESGTLRRHERTHTGNKPFICKYCGRSFTVSHAMKRHESTHFEEKPYRCTICDRTYTDNSALARHERTHLEDKKETLVATATIEDANDIMPLTQVVRIVQMSTSQDIQEMAVGAAGQDGHVQVSQPVEAAEYQVIEQVYQASSSGLAPVSVQTVYDSAGLTQYLNSQ; encoded by the coding sequence ATGGAGAGTGAAAAGGAGGAGAGAAGTCAAGAAGAAGATGATGTCATGCAAGTAGAGCATGTATCCCAATCAGGAGAGGCCACCATAGATGTATCTGAGATCAGCAACATGGACATGACCCAACGTGCTGCTTCCGATACTGGAACTGATGTTGATGTTGAGGATTTGACTGCTGATGATACCGCTGCTACATCGAACTGTGAATTAAATGAAGCTGCATCCAGTAAAGCGGTGGATGAAGAGACAGATCCTGATACCTCTGGAAATACAGATACAACCAAGAATGCAGAGATTGAGAGAGAGACATCTGGCATAGATGATGCTGTCAGTGATCTCTTTGATGAAGAAACAGAATCTGTGCTAAAAACCATCAAGATCTTTGAATTCTGTGGAGAAGACTTGGTGCAAAAGGATCATATTGAATTCCACGGACTTGGAGCTGGGGCTTCTGATGAGGATGAAGAGCTAGGTTCTGGCATTGAGAGTGATGCAACAGATGACTTTGATGCAGACAATCCTTTTCGCTGTCGTTTCTGCAAAAAGACTTTTGGTTACAAGAGTAATTTGGTCCGCCACGAAAAGACTCATTCAGGGAGTAAACCATTTATCTGTGTGCACTGCGGTAAGGCCTTTGCCTTGCAGTCATACCTTCAACAGCATGAGCGTGTTCATCGTAGTAATAGGGAAAAACCATTTATTTGTTACCAATGTGGCAAATGCTACAGCGATAAATGGATGCTAAAAAAGCATGAGCAGTCACATGGGGATCATCCTGATGATGGGCCTAATGCCTATAAATGCCAGTATTGTGATCGTACCTTTGATCGCATTCGGAATGTTAGGCGACATGAGAGGACCCACACTGACACACAGGACACTACTGCCTATCAGTGCCCGGTGTGCCACAAATTTTTCACATCATTTAGTAACTTTAAGCGTCATCAGACCACCCATACAGAAGAGAAACCCTACAGATGCATGCACTGTAACAAATCATTTGCCTTGCTTCACTATTTGAAGCAGCACTTCAAGACTCATGTTGACGATAAAGATAAGCCCAGGCACATGTGCTCTTATTGTGGGAAGGTATTCAGTGAGAATTGGTATCTGCGAAAACATGAGTTGACACATACAGACAACCCAGAATTCAAATGCAAGATCTGCAACAAGGTCTTTTCTTGCATCAGCAACTATAAACGTCATGCTCGAGTTCATTCTGGGGAGAAACCATTCGTTTGTCAGTACTGTGGACGTGCTTTCTCTGAGAGTGGAACCCTCCGTCGTCATGAGCGTACTCACACTGGTAACAAGCCATTTATATGCAAGTACTGTGGACGTAGTTTTACCGTCAGTCATGCCATGAAACGTCATGAGAGTACACACTTTGAAGAAAAACCCTATCGCTGTACCATTTGTGACCGTACGTACACTGACAATAGTGCCCTTGCTCGTCATGAGCGTACTCATTTGGAAGATAAGAAGGAGACTCTTGTTGCCACCGCTACTATTGAAGATGCCAatgacataatgcccctcactcAAGTGGTTCGGATCGTCCAGATGTCTACTAGTCAAGATATCCAAGAGATGGCAGTGGGTGCAGCAGGTCAAGATGGTCATGTTCAGGTGTCTCAACCAGTTGAAGCTGCTGAATATCAGGTTATTGAGCAGGTCTACCAAGCTTCTAGCAGTGGTCTAGCACCAGTCTCTGTACAAACTGTATATGATTCAGCAGGATTGACCCAATATTTAAATTCGCAGTGA